In Tachypleus tridentatus isolate NWPU-2018 chromosome 7, ASM421037v1, whole genome shotgun sequence, a genomic segment contains:
- the LOC143254975 gene encoding meteorin-like protein isoform X2: MGLQLARAEPRKTSVLATFVLIILCDETFAFSGDGCDWVGSGLREDASREVQPIYLRCALGYVEWNYPRGALRVVLRHGTSGKEFRGCLRTDKHFNGAQIYVEGPRKLHLLYSKTDGKHPDLLRCFTSFHGQVALYVEAEPVNNTLHKEVASFRYDLQPVSNEALLNDLDECRPCTEEEILTYYCTSSFGFSNKHQLL; encoded by the exons ATGGGGCTACAATTAGCCCGTGCCGAACCCCGGAAAACCTCCGTTCTAGCGACTTTTGTTCTCATAATTTTGTGTGATGAGACTTTTGCCTTTTCGGGAGATGGTTGTGACTGGGTCGGAAG tGGACTTCGAGAAGATGCTTCGCGTGAAGTACAACCTATATATCTTCGATGTGCTCTCGGTTATGTTGAGTGGAACTATCCGCGGGGGGCGCTTCGTGTAGTGTTACGTCATGGGACTTCCGGAAAAGAGTTCCGTGGCTGTTTACGAACagataaacattttaatggtGCTCAAATATACGTGGAAGGACCTCGAAAACTTCATTTACTCTATAGTAAAACTGACGGTAAACACCCTGACTTGTTGCGGTGTTTTACTTCTTTTCACGGCCAGGTGGCGCTTTATGTGGAAGCGGAGCCAGTCAACAATACTCTTCATAAAGAGGTCGCAAGCTTTAGATACGACCTGCAGCCTGTTTCGAACGAAGCTTTATTAAATGATTTAGATG aatgtCGCCCTTGTACAGAAGAAGAAATTCTTACATATTATTGCACAAGTAGTTTCG